The DNA segment CCCACGGGTGTCACCTGCAAGTCATTCGATCGCCTCACGCATCTCCTCGACGGTCGCCGGCGTCTTGAACGCCGTCCCGTGATAGTGAGCACGAGAGGCCTCGAAGCCGGCCTCGTGGAGCGTCCCGAGGAACTCGTCCATCGACTCCGCGGGCCGGCCCCACTCCTTACAGAGGCGATGGTGGTCGTAGTGGGTCGGTTCGTCGAGTTCACCCTCGAGCGCGTTCGCCAGTCGACACGCTCGCTTGGCGGTCCCCATCTCCTCGTCGACGTGCTCGCCGACCCGTGCGGCGAACTCGCGATCGCGGACCGACCCGAGCCAGACCGGACCCGCCGTCAGGACGCGCTCGCTCCCGCAGTTCGGACACGCTTTCCAGGGGTCGGCGATCAAACCCCGCGTGGCCTCGCGGTGGAGGCAGTCCTCGCAGTGATCCAGATACCCCAGCCTCTCGATCGCCTCGTTGCCGTCCGTCGCGCTGTGTTCGAGGTCGAGGTACGTCCGGACGTAGTGGCGCGTCGCGTGGCTAAACACCGGGACGATCCCGACGTCGTAACGTGTCGCGGTTCGAGCGAGCGCCGACAGCAGGATCCGAAGTCCCATCTCGGGGTGGTAGTCCGTGTTCTGTGGGACGGCGCTGTACTTCCTGACGCCGCTCTCGAAGTGGGCGCCACAGAGCGGGGCGGTGTCGGTCGCGGTCACGCAAACGAGATTTCGCACGTTGGCGAACGCGGCGTCGGCGTAGGGGATCGGCGTGCCGTAGGGATCGAGGTCTACGACGTCGAAGACGCCCCGGTCGTGGAGCAGCGCGTTGACGTTTCGGTTCTCGACGTCGGCCGCGAGCTCGTTTCGCGCGAGGTTCTCCCGGCAGCGCGCGACGGCGTCGTCGTCCCAGTCACAGAGCGTCGCCTCCCAGCCGTCGCTTGCGGCGCGCACCCCCCGGATCCCGGTCGCGGCCATCGCGTCGAGGTAGCTCTCGGCGCGCGGCTCGCGCTCGCGGTAGGCGCGCAGGACCGCAACGGTGAGGTCGCGGTTGAGCTCCTGGTCGGGGTTGAAGAACACCTCGTCGTCGGGGGCCTCGATCTCGACGCCTCCCTCACGGACGCGCATACGACCTCTCGCCTGCCGGCGAGCAAAAGCGGCGCGATCCCCTCTCCCGACCGCCCTCGGAACGACCGCGAACGAGGCGCGCTCGCTCCGGATCGAGACGGGTCCCACGGCACGGACGGCGGCCGGCACACCCGCGTCGAATCGAACCGAACCGGTTTAGCCCCCTCCGTTCCAACTCCGAGCGTGACGGATTCGGTCGAGCCGTGGGAGGACGCCTTAGAGGAGGCCGGCGCGATCACCGGCCCGATAGCCGAGCGGCTCATCGACGTCCACGACGACCGGGGGGTGCGCGCGATCGACGCGGTCACCGAGGGGCGGGTGAAGCGCTATCGCGACTTCGTCGTCGTCGTCGGTCACGAGGACGAGTACATCGTCGAGGGGCGGGGTTGTACCTGCAAGGACAGCGAGTACAACCTCGACTCCGAGGACCCCACCCAGCGCTGCTGGCACGTGCTCGCGGCGACGATCGCCGACGCGACGGGTCGGGTCGACGACCACGACATGTGGTACTCCGAGGTCCGTAACTTCCTCTGAAAGCCCTCGGCGCTCCCTGGCGATCGCGCCTCGCCCTTTTCATGCCCACCAGGACCGCACCGCAGCCGCTCGATCGAGCGGCTGCTCCGAGACCAGCCCTTCCCCGCCCCGCTCGCGCGGGCGGCACGTGTGCCGCCCGCCCTCGCGCCGGCCACCGATTCCCAAGTCCGGCCAACTGGCGCACATCACTCGGACTCGCCGAGAAACGACGTCGGAGTGGGCTGGGTCGACAGGTGGGCGTCCCTAAAACCCAGACCCGAATTTGAGCCCGTAGCCGAACGCCCGGTCGGCCCCCATGTGGCCGATCCAGATGAGGACGACGAGCAGGGGGAGCCGACTCCCGGCCCGGAGTCCCGCGGAACCAAGGGCGAGCGGGAGCACGTAGGTGTGGACGACGTTGTACGTCGGGCTCCCGACGTGGGGGCCAGTGAGATCCCTCCGCATCGAGAGCTCCGGCGCCAACGTCAGAACGGCCAGGACAGAGCGGTCCGTCGACTGCGACGTAGTCGCCCACGCGGACACGGACACGAATACGGCGACGCCCTCGAACCGAGGAAGCGACGCGGTTCCATACCCGCGCATCGATCGCCGGACCCAAATCAGCGCCGAACTCGGTAAGGGTGAAGCGTCCGCGTCCCCTGCCCCCGATATGAACCCGCGGCTCGCACGGATCGCACTGTTCCCGGTCAAGTCGCTGGACGCCCACGAACCCGAACGCTCGAGGATCACCACCGCCGGCCCGCTCGAGGGCGACCGGCGCTACGCGATCGTCGACGGCGAGGGCGAGTACGTGAACGGAAAGCGCACCGCCGCGGTCCACCGACTGCGTGCGGCGTACGACGGACCCGAACGGGTTGCGCTCTCCGAGCACGGGAGCGACGCCTCGCGCGAGTTCGCGCTCGAGGAGGACCGCGAGGGACTCGAGGGCTGGCTCTCCGGGTACTTCGGCTACCCCGTCGAGGTGGTCCGCGATGAGATCGGCATGCCGGACCGCACTACCCTTTCCGGGCCGACGGTGATCAGCACCGCGACGATCGAGGAGGTGGCGTCCTGGTTCGACCTCGCACCCGAGAACGTCCGGCGGCGCTTCCGTGCGAACCTCGAGATCGGGGGCGTGCCCGCCTTCTGGGAGGACCGGCTGTTCTCGGATCGCGGCCGGGTCGTCGAGTTCTCGGTCGGCGACGTCCGGCTCTCGGGGGTGAGTCCCTGTCAGCGCTGTATCGTCCCCGCGCGCGATCCCGACACGGGCGAGGAACTCGCCGATTTCCGTGAGCGGTTCATAGCGAGGCGCCGCGAGACGCTTCCCGAGTGGACCGAGAGCGATCGGTTCGATCACCCGTTCCGGTTGATGGTGAACACGCGGGTTTCGGAGTCCGGATGGATCGAGGTGGGAGATCCGGTCGAGATCCGCGGCGAGCGGACGAAGGGTGATCGGTAGCCGAGCGGGGACGATTCACCCGATGTCGGCCCGATCGGGCGCTCGTTTCCACGGACCACCCTCCGTAGCCGAGGACGGGTGCGTTCGCGACCGCGACGACCCGGGTGAACGTCCTGCTCATCGCTCCCTCGAGTCGGGACCGAAGAAGAAACGTCGTGGGAGCGACGGATCGTCGGTGAGCCAGGGAGCAAGCAACGATGCCCCGGCGCGACCGAAGCGAGGACCAACGCGACGAACGGCAACCCCGCGACCGGGCCGGTTACCGCTCGGCGCAGATCCCGACGAAGTTGCGCAGGATCTGGAGGCCCGTTTCGCCCGACTTCTCGGGGTGGAACTGCGTGCCGAAGACCGTTCCCGACTCGTCCGCGACGATCGCGGGGAACTCCACCTCGTAGTCGGCCGTGGCCACCACGCTCTCGTCGTCCTCCGGTTCGGCGTAGTAGGAGTGGACGAAGTAGGCGTACTCGCCGTCGATCCCCTCCACGAGCGGGTGGTCGCGCTCGACCGAGAGCTCGTTCCAGCCCATGTGGGGGACCTTCTGCCCCTGGGAGAAGCGGACGTTCCGACCGGGGATGAGGTCCAGTCCGGTCACGTCGCCCTCGCCGGCGTGTTCGGCCTCCTCGCTCTCGGTCAGCAGCATCTGCATGCCGAGGCAGATGCCGAAGACGGGCTGGCCGCGTTCGGCGGCCTCCAGCAGCGGCTCGCGATACGGACCGGCGTTCTCGATGCCCTCGCGGAACGCCCCCACGCCGGGGAGGACGATCCCGTCGGCCTCGGGGAAGTCGTCCGGATCCTCCGTGATCTCCACCGCGGCGCCGGCGCGCTCGAGCCCCCGCGTTGCGCTGCGGAGGTTCCCCAGCCCGTAGTCGACGACGACGACGTCGGCGAGCGTCGAT comes from the Halalkalicoccus sp. CG83 genome and includes:
- a CDS encoding tRNA (guanine(26)-N(2))-dimethyltransferase, coding for MRVREGGVEIEAPDDEVFFNPDQELNRDLTVAVLRAYREREPRAESYLDAMAATGIRGVRAASDGWEATLCDWDDDAVARCRENLARNELAADVENRNVNALLHDRGVFDVVDLDPYGTPIPYADAAFANVRNLVCVTATDTAPLCGAHFESGVRKYSAVPQNTDYHPEMGLRILLSALARTATRYDVGIVPVFSHATRHYVRTYLDLEHSATDGNEAIERLGYLDHCEDCLHREATRGLIADPWKACPNCGSERVLTAGPVWLGSVRDREFAARVGEHVDEEMGTAKRACRLANALEGELDEPTHYDHHRLCKEWGRPAESMDEFLGTLHEAGFEASRAHYHGTAFKTPATVEEMREAIE
- a CDS encoding DUF4260 family protein; amino-acid sequence: MRGYGTASLPRFEGVAVFVSVSAWATTSQSTDRSVLAVLTLAPELSMRRDLTGPHVGSPTYNVVHTYVLPLALGSAGLRAGSRLPLLVVLIWIGHMGADRAFGYGLKFGSGF
- a CDS encoding MOSC domain-containing protein is translated as MNPRLARIALFPVKSLDAHEPERSRITTAGPLEGDRRYAIVDGEGEYVNGKRTAAVHRLRAAYDGPERVALSEHGSDASREFALEEDREGLEGWLSGYFGYPVEVVRDEIGMPDRTTLSGPTVISTATIEEVASWFDLAPENVRRRFRANLEIGGVPAFWEDRLFSDRGRVVEFSVGDVRLSGVSPCQRCIVPARDPDTGEELADFRERFIARRRETLPEWTESDRFDHPFRLMVNTRVSESGWIEVGDPVEIRGERTKGDR
- the hisH gene encoding imidazole glycerol phosphate synthase subunit HisH; its protein translation is MSMNTRAADAPSTLADVVVVDYGLGNLRSATRGLERAGAAVEITEDPDDFPEADGIVLPGVGAFREGIENAGPYREPLLEAAERGQPVFGICLGMQMLLTESEEAEHAGEGDVTGLDLIPGRNVRFSQGQKVPHMGWNELSVERDHPLVEGIDGEYAYFVHSYYAEPEDDESVVATADYEVEFPAIVADESGTVFGTQFHPEKSGETGLQILRNFVGICAER